One Myxococcaceae bacterium JPH2 genomic window, ATCTTCATGCTCCAGGGCCTCACTCGAGACAGGCAGGGTCTGACCCGCACGGGGGACTACCTGTACGAGCCCATCGGCGTGGAGCACGAGGCCACCACGGCCATCGAGGACTCGCTCATCCTCTTCACCGCGCACGGCCCCATCGCCTTCTACAACGACAAGGGCGGCATCGGCATGGTGCTGGACTGGGAGTTCTTCGCACAGGCGGAGTCCCAGGACCCGAACCTGAGCATCAAGAAGGCCGCCTGAGACGGATTGCCACACACCTCACGGGCTGACTCGGGGTGTCTGGCTATCACCGGCGGTGTCTGTCTTTACCTGTCGTCCCCCCGCACGGCCGCGTCCTCTTCGTTCCATCGGGAACGGAGGGACAGGCCGCCTCGCATTCCGCGCCGCGCGCGCCCTCAAAGCAGCATAGGATGCGCGCGCCATGCGCACTCGCCTCCTGACCCTGGGTTTCCTCTGCCTCGCACTGACCGCCTGCTCCAAGGACAAGGAGAAGGAAGGACAGTCTGGGGGCAAGCCGTCCACGACGACCGCGCCGCAGAGCGTGGAGTTGAACACCGACGCCGCCACCGCCAAGGGCTGGCAGAAGAAGGCCCTGGAGGGCCAGGAGCTCTTCGCGACCCTGACGACGAACCAGGGCGTCATCGTCGTGAAGCTCTTCTCCAAGGACGCGCCCAAGACGGTGTCCAACTTCGTGGGCCTGGCCAGCGGCGAGCAGCCGTGGATTGACCCGGCCACGGGCCAGCGCGTGGAGGGACGCCCGCTGTACAACGGCCTCACCTTCCACCGCGTCATCCCCGGCTTCATGATTCAGGGCGGCGACCCCACCGGCACGGGCCGGGGCAGCCCGGGCTACCGCTTCGAGGATGAGTTCCAGGGCACCCACTCGTTCGACAAGCCGGGCATCCTGGCCATGGCCAACGCGGGCCCGCGCACGAACGGCAGCCAGTTCTTCATCACCACCTCCACGCCCGCGTACCTCAACGGCCGCCACACCATCTTCGGTGAGGTGGTGAAGGGCTACGAGGTGGTGGAGAAGATCGCCAACGTGGCCCGGGACGCGCAGGACAAGCCCGCGGAGCCGGTGGTCATCCAGTCCATCCAGGTGAGCGACTCGCAGCCGTGACGAACCTGCGCATGCGCCAGGTCGCGACGCGACTCGGTGACCTGGAGTGCCGCGTGGTGGACGCGCTGCCCGAGGGCGCCACGCCCTCGCTGGCCGTCGTCCTGTGCCATGGCTTCGGCGCGCCGGGGACGGACCTCGTCTCCCTGGCGCCGGAGCTGGCTTCGCTGGAGCCTCGGCTCGCCGAGTCCGTCCGCTTCGTGTTCCCCGCCGCGCCGCTGACGCTCGCCGAGTTGGGCATGCCCGCGGGGCGCGCGTGGTTCCACCTGCCGCCCGAGCTGCTCATGGGGCAGGAGCGGGACTGGACGCGCTTCACGCAGGAAGTGCCCGCGGGGATGCCAGCCGCGCGCCGCGCCGTGATGAACACCGTGTCCGCGCTGTCCGCCGCCACTCGGCTTCCTTACGGCCGCATCGTGCTGGGCGGCTTCAGCCAGGGCGCCATGGTGACGACGGACGTCTCGCTGCGATTGGAGGAGGCTCCCGCGGGCTTGAGCATCCTCTCCGGCACGCTCACGGCGGAGCCGGAGTGGCGGACTCGCGCCGCGGCTCGCAAGGGGCTGCCCGTGTTCCAGGCCCATGGCCGCTACGACCCGGTGCTGCCCTTCCAGGAGGCCGAGCGGCTGCGCGACCTGCTGGTGGAGGCCGGCCTGGCGATGGAGTTCCTACCTTTCGACGGGCCCCACACGATTGCGTCCGAGGAGCTGGAGCGACTGGCCGCCTTCCTCGTGGCGCGGCTGTAGCGGGCGCGAGCGACGCGGGAGGCGCGCATGTACCACGCGAGGGAGCTGACGGTGTCCACCCGAGGTCGCGACTTCGTGGACATCACCCGCGACGTGCAGGAGGCGGTGCGCGAGAGCGGCGCGAAGCAGGGCCTGTGCACCGTGTTCCTGCATCACACCAGCGCGTCGCTCATCCTCTGCGAGAACGCCGACCCAGACGTGCGCCGCGACCTGGAGGCGTTCTGCTCGCGGCTCGTGCGAGATGGGGATCCGCTGTTCCAGCATGACGCGGAGGGGCCGGATGACATGGCCGCGCACATCCGCACGGTGCTGACGCACAGCTCGCTCACCGTGCCGGTGAAGCATGGCGCGGCGGACCTGGGCACCTGGCAGGGCGTCTACGTCTGGGAGCACCGCACGTCGCCCCACCGGCGTCGCGTCACCGTGTCGGTGCTCGGCGGCTGAACGTCGCGCGGCTACTTTCGCTCCAGCAGCGCGAGCCGCAGCCCCAGGCCCACGAACACCGCGCCCGTGACGCGCTGGAACCACGGCGTGCCGCCGAGCCGCTGCTTCGTCCACCGCCCCGCCCCGCTCGCCACCCACGCCACGCACGCGAGCACCAGCGTGCCGGACACGTTGAACATCACGCCGAGCAGCACGAACTGCCCCGTCACCGCCCCGCGCGCCGGGTCCACGAACTGAGGCAGGAAGGCGAGGAAGAACAGCGCCACCTTCGGGTTCAGCACGCTGGTGACGATGCCCTGGCGGAAGATGGCGCCCATGCGCGCGCGCTCCACGACGGGGGCCTGGAGCGTGGCGGGCACCTTGCTCAACAGGGACTTGAGCCCGAGGAACACGAGATACGCGGCGCCAGCGTACTTCACGACCGCGAAGGCGAACGGCACCGCCATCAGCATGCCGGACAGGCCCGCCGCGATGGCGAACGTGTGCACCAGGCCACCCATCGCGATGCCGAACGCGGAGACGAAGCCCGCCTTGCGTCCCTCGCTGGCCGAGCGCGCGAGGACATAGAGCATGTCCGGCCCCGGCGTGACGTTGAGGGTGAGCGTCGCGGCGAGGAACACCAGGAGCGTGGAGATGGGGGGCATGGGCTCACTCTAATCCGAGCAAGTCCCTGTGGCCGTACCCGCTCAGCGCGTGTTCACCGCGACGGACACCTTGCGGCCGGGCTTGGACATGACGCGCGACTGCCCACGGATGCGCACCCAGGAGCCTGGGACGTCGTGCGTCGCATGGACCATGGACCAGCCCAGGGGAACCTCCGGTGCGGTCCACGCGTAGAGGGCCCGTGCGTCCTTGGGCGCCAGGTTGATGCAGCCATGGCTCACGGGCTCGCCGAAGCGGTCATGCCAGTAGGCCGTGTGCAGCGCGAAGTCGCCCTGGAAGAACATGGTCCACGGCACCGTGGCCACCGTGTACGAGGCCATGCCCGTGCGGCCTCGCATGTCGGCCTCCGCGAACTTGACCCAGATGCGATAGAGGCCCTCGGGCGTGTCGGTGCCCGGAGCGCCGGACGAGATGAGCGTCGCGTAGACAGGCCGCTCGCCCTCGTAGGCCACGAGCACCTGCGCATCCAGGTCCACGTCCAGCCAGCGCTCGCCGGGCTCGACCTGCGGCGGAGCCGGCAGATACCAGGCGACGTGCAGATCATCGCGCGCCACCCAGTGCTCCTCGGCGATGCGCACCCAGCGACCATCGGCGGACAGCTCGTGCATCGCGACCAGCGTGCGCGGAGGAAGCTGCGTCGCGCGAGGGGCCCGCGCATCGGGGGCACGGCGAACCTCCACGGCGGCGCGCGGCGTGACGCGAGACTGGGCCCACGCGAACGGGTTGGGCAGCTCGGCGAGCGTGTCCGCGTCAAGCCCGCTGAAGTCCGAGGGTCGGTACTCGCGCAGCGCGCGCGCCTCGAAGTAGCGGCCATCGGTGGTGCGCCAGAACGTGCGCCGCCCCACCTTCACCTGCCCACTCAACTTCACGGTCACCGAGCCCTTCAGGAGCACGCCTTTGCGACGCGCGCGAGCGAGTCCGAGGCTCGGGTACGCGCGCACGCGATGGCCCACCACGCGCGCGTAGATGCCCGGGGTCAGCTCGCCCTCCAGGACACGGGGCAGCTCGCGCACACGGGGCTCGCGGAAGTTGGGCTCCAGGTAGCGCTCGCAGACCCAACCCTGGGGCTCTATCTCCACCCACGCCTCGCAGTCAGGTCCACGCATGGCACCCTTCCAGCGCACGCGCATGTCCTGCGCCACCGTGCCCAGCGGCTCCGAGTCCTGCCGAGGCGCCGAGCGCACCGCGATGGAGCGGCGAACCCGCAGCGAGCCCGCATCGGGGGCATACGCGATGACCTCCACGCCCGCGTCCCCGCCCGATGTCGCCACGCGAGGCTCCGGCTCCAACGGAGGGACCTCGGACTCGACGGGAGCCTCGGCGTCCACGAGGGGCTCTCCATCCGGGCCCAGCGGCAGGATGGGGACATCGTCTTCGGTGATGACGACGGGAGCGTCCTCGCCGGGCAGGGCTTCCTCCTGCTCGGAGTGGGACGCGCCAGAAGCGTGAGGGCCCGCGCTGAGGGACAGCTCCTCCGCACCTGCGTGCGCGCCCTCTGGCTCGGAGGCGAGGTCCACCACGGGCGAAGGCTCACCCCGAGGCCGCCCTGACTCCGACTGCGGCTCCGTGCGGCGCCAGGTGGACAGCAAGTCACCATTGCCGCGCGGTGGAGCAGCAGCCGTGCCGCCCGCCATCGCATGCGGATCCGCGGAGGCCGCCACCACGTCCGAGACCGCGCCAGGAGCGCCCAGTGTCGTGGCCGCAGTCGCTCCCGGTCCTCCCGTTGGCGCCACAGCCGAAGGCGCCCCACCTGTTCCCTGTGGTGCACCTACCGCGGCAGGTGGATCCGACGGCGCAGGCCCGCCCCCTTCAGGATGCGCATGGCTGTCCCCCGCCGTGGCATCTGCTCCCGCCACGGCAGCGGGCCCATTCGGCTCGCGCATGCCCGGTGTGGCAGCAGTCGCCGGAGCGTCGCCCGAGGGGGGCGGTCGCTCCTCGCGGAGGCTGGCCTCCGTCGCATCCTCATGCGGAGAACGCGAGTCAGAGCCTCCTCTCAGGGAGGATGCACCCGGAGCGGCGGGAGCATCGGGAGCAGGAGCGGAACACGCGGCGATGAACAACGGCAGAGCGAGCGAGAGCCAACGCGTCATCTGCGAGACACGGTACGGATCCGCGCTGACAGTCTCAACGTCGTCTCAGGTGCGATCGCCTGCGCGGGACTCGGCGGGAGTGCGTATCCCGTGCGCCCTCAACGGTGCTTGCCGCGAGGAGTGGAAAGTCCGCCACCTCCCGTCGCATTGCAGGCAGCGACCCACGACCCGCGGGCGGGCCGGACGCCGCGCTCAGCTCAAACTTTCCGCGCTGTATCGAGCAATCAGTCCCGTGCGCACCGCGTGCCGGTACACCCGCGTGAAGAACCCACACGCGAGCAGGATGTGCAGCACC contains:
- a CDS encoding 2,4'-dihydroxyacetophenone dioxygenase family protein → MANRQMMDVLVHSSELPWKPLGPGTAYRLLRVSAETGVWTVMLKMEAGAVFAPHKHLGAAEIFMLQGLTRDRQGLTRTGDYLYEPIGVEHEATTAIEDSLILFTAHGPIAFYNDKGGIGMVLDWEFFAQAESQDPNLSIKKAA
- a CDS encoding peptidylprolyl isomerase codes for the protein MRTRLLTLGFLCLALTACSKDKEKEGQSGGKPSTTTAPQSVELNTDAATAKGWQKKALEGQELFATLTTNQGVIVVKLFSKDAPKTVSNFVGLASGEQPWIDPATGQRVEGRPLYNGLTFHRVIPGFMIQGGDPTGTGRGSPGYRFEDEFQGTHSFDKPGILAMANAGPRTNGSQFFITTSTPAYLNGRHTIFGEVVKGYEVVEKIANVARDAQDKPAEPVVIQSIQVSDSQP
- a CDS encoding phospholipase, coding for MRQVATRLGDLECRVVDALPEGATPSLAVVLCHGFGAPGTDLVSLAPELASLEPRLAESVRFVFPAAPLTLAELGMPAGRAWFHLPPELLMGQERDWTRFTQEVPAGMPAARRAVMNTVSALSAATRLPYGRIVLGGFSQGAMVTTDVSLRLEEAPAGLSILSGTLTAEPEWRTRAAARKGLPVFQAHGRYDPVLPFQEAERLRDLLVEAGLAMEFLPFDGPHTIASEELERLAAFLVARL
- a CDS encoding YjbQ family protein — encoded protein: MYHARELTVSTRGRDFVDITRDVQEAVRESGAKQGLCTVFLHHTSASLILCENADPDVRRDLEAFCSRLVRDGDPLFQHDAEGPDDMAAHIRTVLTHSSLTVPVKHGAADLGTWQGVYVWEHRTSPHRRRVTVSVLGG
- a CDS encoding LysE family translocator; amino-acid sequence: MPPISTLLVFLAATLTLNVTPGPDMLYVLARSASEGRKAGFVSAFGIAMGGLVHTFAIAAGLSGMLMAVPFAFAVVKYAGAAYLVFLGLKSLLSKVPATLQAPVVERARMGAIFRQGIVTSVLNPKVALFFLAFLPQFVDPARGAVTGQFVLLGVMFNVSGTLVLACVAWVASGAGRWTKQRLGGTPWFQRVTGAVFVGLGLRLALLERK
- a CDS encoding L,D-transpeptidase family protein, which translates into the protein MAGGTAAAPPRGNGDLLSTWRRTEPQSESGRPRGEPSPVVDLASEPEGAHAGAEELSLSAGPHASGASHSEQEEALPGEDAPVVITEDDVPILPLGPDGEPLVDAEAPVESEVPPLEPEPRVATSGGDAGVEVIAYAPDAGSLRVRRSIAVRSAPRQDSEPLGTVAQDMRVRWKGAMRGPDCEAWVEIEPQGWVCERYLEPNFREPRVRELPRVLEGELTPGIYARVVGHRVRAYPSLGLARARRKGVLLKGSVTVKLSGQVKVGRRTFWRTTDGRYFEARALREYRPSDFSGLDADTLAELPNPFAWAQSRVTPRAAVEVRRAPDARAPRATQLPPRTLVAMHELSADGRWVRIAEEHWVARDDLHVAWYLPAPPQVEPGERWLDVDLDAQVLVAYEGERPVYATLISSGAPGTDTPEGLYRIWVKFAEADMRGRTGMASYTVATVPWTMFFQGDFALHTAYWHDRFGEPVSHGCINLAPKDARALYAWTAPEVPLGWSMVHATHDVPGSWVRIRGQSRVMSKPGRKVSVAVNTR